Proteins co-encoded in one Pseudomonas beijingensis genomic window:
- a CDS encoding HU family DNA-binding protein produces the protein MRKPELAAAIAEKADLTKEQANRVLNAVLEEITGALHRKDSVTLVGFGTFLQRHRGARTGKNPQTGEPVKIKASNTVAFKPGKFLKDSVNP, from the coding sequence ATGCGTAAACCAGAACTCGCCGCCGCTATCGCGGAAAAAGCAGACCTCACCAAAGAACAAGCCAACCGCGTCCTCAACGCCGTCCTCGAAGAAATCACCGGCGCCCTGCACCGCAAGGACAGCGTTACCCTGGTGGGCTTCGGTACTTTCCTGCAACGCCACCGCGGCGCCCGCACGGGCAAGAACCCACAGACCGGTGAGCCGGTGAAGATCAAGGCCAGCAACACCGTTGCCTTCAAACCAGGCAAGTTCTTGAAAGACAGCGTTAACCCATAA